One Bifidobacterium crudilactis genomic region harbors:
- the pdxS gene encoding pyridoxal 5'-phosphate synthase lyase subunit PdxS produces the protein MTDNRYELNKNLAQMLKGGVIMDVTTPEQAEIAQDAGACAVMALERIPADIRAAGGVSRMSDPKMIRGIQKAVSIPVMAKVRIGHFVEAQVLQALDIDYIDESEVLTPADDVYHIDKTQFSVPFVCGAKNLGEALRRIAEGASMIRTKGEPGTGDVVQAVRHMREMNRQIREVAGLRDDELFEKAKQLEVPVELLRSVHDHGRLPVVNFAAGGVATPADASLMMQLGAEGVFVGSGIFKSGDPAQRASAIVQATTNYQDWDLVARVSEGLGEAMVGINENEIAVLMAERGK, from the coding sequence ATGACCGACAATCGCTATGAACTGAACAAAAACCTTGCCCAAATGCTCAAAGGCGGCGTCATCATGGACGTCACCACACCGGAGCAGGCGGAGATAGCCCAGGATGCCGGAGCCTGCGCGGTGATGGCGTTGGAGCGCATCCCCGCCGATATTCGTGCCGCGGGCGGAGTCTCGCGCATGAGTGACCCGAAGATGATTCGCGGCATCCAGAAGGCCGTGTCGATTCCGGTCATGGCGAAGGTCCGCATCGGGCATTTCGTTGAGGCGCAGGTTCTGCAGGCCCTTGACATCGATTACATCGACGAGTCCGAGGTGCTCACACCGGCGGATGACGTCTACCATATCGACAAAACCCAATTCAGCGTGCCGTTCGTCTGCGGCGCGAAGAATCTCGGAGAGGCGCTTCGCAGGATTGCGGAGGGTGCCTCGATGATTCGGACCAAAGGAGAACCGGGAACCGGCGACGTGGTGCAGGCCGTGCGTCATATGCGCGAGATGAACAGGCAGATTCGCGAGGTCGCCGGACTGCGCGACGACGAACTCTTCGAGAAGGCGAAGCAGCTTGAGGTCCCGGTCGAACTGCTGCGTTCGGTGCATGACCACGGCCGTTTGCCGGTGGTCAATTTCGCTGCAGGTGGTGTGGCCACGCCAGCCGATGCCTCGCTGATGATGCAGCTGGGTGCGGAAGGCGTATTCGTCGGTTCGGGAATCTTCAAATCGGGCGATCCTGCGCAAAGGGCCTCTGCAATCGTGCAGGCGACGACCAACTACCAGGACTGGGATCTGGTGGCAAGGGTCTCCGAAGGACTGGGCGAGGCGATGGTCGGCATCAACGAGAACGAAATCGCGGTGCTGATGGCGGAGCGTGGCAAGTGA
- a CDS encoding HhH-GPD family protein, whose protein sequence is MTGRYDDRQTRGEEAGGSATDAVLVRQDLFPWWDANARDLPWRFGRTTPWGVLVSEVMSQQTQMSRVVPYWQAWMAVWPDARALAEASPAEVITAWGKLGYPRRALRLQSCARVVGEDYDDALPSTYERLTGLPGVGDYTASAVMSFAFGERIAVVDTNIRRVLSRVFLGVESQGGASTVEERSLANTVLPDDARESVLWNQSVMELGALVCTARKPLCESCPLAGLCAFNAAGKPGLGDRPTRPRQRFKGTDRQVRGIILDALRSRPADARVSRDELDALWSVTGQLDACLASLDDDGLIVIHHDSSISFP, encoded by the coding sequence ATGACCGGTAGGTATGACGACCGACAGACACGTGGTGAAGAGGCGGGCGGTTCCGCGACGGATGCCGTGCTGGTTCGGCAGGACCTTTTCCCCTGGTGGGATGCGAATGCACGAGATCTGCCGTGGCGTTTCGGCAGAACCACGCCTTGGGGTGTTCTGGTTTCCGAGGTCATGAGCCAGCAGACCCAGATGAGCCGAGTCGTGCCCTATTGGCAGGCGTGGATGGCGGTGTGGCCGGATGCCCGCGCGTTGGCGGAAGCCAGCCCGGCCGAGGTCATTACGGCGTGGGGAAAACTGGGGTACCCGCGGCGCGCTCTCAGGCTGCAATCATGCGCCCGCGTGGTCGGCGAAGACTATGACGATGCGTTGCCGTCCACGTACGAGCGCCTCACCGGGTTGCCCGGAGTGGGGGATTACACGGCGAGCGCGGTGATGAGCTTCGCCTTCGGCGAACGGATTGCGGTGGTGGACACCAATATCCGTCGCGTACTGTCACGGGTGTTTCTCGGGGTGGAGTCCCAGGGCGGAGCGTCAACGGTGGAGGAGCGCAGTCTGGCCAACACGGTGCTGCCCGATGACGCGCGTGAGTCCGTGCTGTGGAACCAATCCGTGATGGAGTTGGGCGCCCTGGTCTGTACGGCTCGAAAGCCGCTGTGCGAGAGCTGCCCGTTGGCTGGACTGTGCGCTTTCAATGCGGCCGGTAAGCCCGGTCTGGGTGATCGTCCGACAAGGCCGCGTCAGCGCTTCAAGGGAACGGACCGACAGGTCAGAGGGATTATTCTCGACGCCTTGCGCAGTCGTCCTGCAGATGCCCGGGTGAGCAGGGACGAACTCGACGCGTTGTGGTCCGTTACCGGGCAGTTGGATGCTTGCCTGGCTTCTTTGGATGATGACGGGCTGATAGTTATTCATCATGATTCCTCGATTTCCTTCCCCTGA
- a CDS encoding tRNA (cytidine(34)-2'-O)-methyltransferase, with protein MYEYGYRKSTVRTDELVTDAHGNPISVVDAMLKAEDAAKSTTITPHLCYYSPRIPGNTGSAIRLCAVTGTILHLVEPLGFNLHDTKLRRAGLDYHDMAHVVLHPNFQSLVDSMPGSRIIAFTANATKLYTEVQYRPTDILLFGPEPGDIPDPMDIMGGPHVAEQVRLPMRPSLRSLNLTNCASIAIYEAWRQLDFSGGN; from the coding sequence ATGTACGAGTACGGTTACCGCAAATCCACAGTCCGTACCGACGAACTCGTCACCGATGCCCATGGCAATCCGATCAGCGTTGTGGATGCGATGCTCAAGGCCGAGGACGCCGCGAAATCCACGACAATCACCCCTCACCTGTGCTATTACTCGCCTCGCATTCCGGGCAATACGGGTTCTGCCATCCGCCTGTGCGCCGTGACCGGAACGATTCTGCACTTGGTGGAACCCCTGGGCTTCAATCTGCACGACACCAAACTCCGTCGCGCCGGTCTGGACTATCACGATATGGCACATGTGGTGCTGCACCCGAACTTCCAGAGCCTGGTCGACTCCATGCCGGGATCACGCATCATCGCCTTCACCGCGAACGCCACGAAACTCTATACCGAAGTGCAATACCGCCCCACGGATATTCTGCTGTTCGGCCCCGAACCGGGCGATATTCCCGATCCGATGGATATTATGGGCGGCCCTCATGTGGCGGAGCAGGTGCGGCTGCCGATGCGTCCCTCCCTGCGAAGCCTGAACCTGACCAATTGCGCGTCAATCGCCATATACGAAGCCTGGCGTCAGCTCGATTTCAGCGGCGGCAACTAA
- the pdxT gene encoding pyridoxal 5'-phosphate synthase glutaminase subunit PdxT → MSAETQAFAPRIGVLALQGAFAEHQRMLSQLGASTVQIRQLSDLDEDMDGLVLPGGESTVQGKLLRDLGMLEALRERLVGGLPVFGTCAGLLLLAKQVEDGESHLAVMDIVAKRNAYGRQLGSFATRGAMADVGEIPMTFIRAPYIDSVGDGVEVLARVDGHIVAARQDAMLVTSFHPELNDDLSTHRYFLDNLVRGRRAAR, encoded by the coding sequence GTGAGCGCAGAAACGCAGGCATTCGCACCTCGTATCGGTGTGCTCGCCCTGCAAGGGGCGTTCGCCGAACACCAGCGTATGCTGTCGCAGCTCGGGGCTTCGACCGTGCAGATACGTCAGCTCAGCGATCTTGATGAGGATATGGACGGTTTGGTGCTTCCCGGTGGAGAATCAACCGTGCAGGGCAAGCTGCTGCGCGACCTGGGGATGCTGGAGGCTTTGCGGGAGCGGCTTGTGGGCGGCCTGCCCGTGTTCGGGACATGTGCGGGCCTGCTGCTGCTGGCAAAGCAGGTGGAGGATGGCGAAAGTCATCTTGCGGTCATGGACATCGTCGCGAAGCGCAACGCATATGGACGTCAGCTAGGTTCGTTCGCGACCAGGGGAGCGATGGCGGATGTCGGGGAGATACCGATGACCTTCATCCGAGCACCGTATATCGACAGCGTGGGGGATGGCGTCGAGGTTCTGGCACGTGTGGACGGACATATCGTGGCCGCACGCCAGGACGCCATGCTGGTCACGTCCTTCCACCCTGAATTGAACGACGACCTGTCAACGCACCGATATTTCCTGGACAATCTGGTGCGGGGGCGCCGCGCAGCGCGCTAG
- a CDS encoding DNA-directed RNA polymerase subunit beta', translating to MLDVNAFDKLRIGLATAEDIRSWSFGEVKKPETINYRTLKPEKDGLFGEQIFGPTRDWECACGKYKRVRFKGIVCERCGVEVTRSRVRRERMGHIELAAPVTHIWFFKGVPSRLGYLLDIAPKDLEKVIYFAAYMVTKVDEDQRHQDLPDLQDEFDTEINHLEKARDNEIEKRAKKIEEDLAELEASGEAKGAVKSKLRNGAERDMAAIRQRYDDQIQRLSAVFDRFKSLKPGDMEGDVDLWREMEDRYGDYFEGCMGAEAIKKRLQDFDLEASSKQLREEIETGTGQRKARALKRLKVVNAFLSTGNSPVAMVLDVVPVIPPDLRPMVQLDGGRFATSDLNDLYRRVINRNNRLKRLIELGAPEIMLNNEKRMLQEAVDSLFDNGRRGRPVTGASNRPLKSLSDMLKGKQGRFRQNLLGKRVDYSGRSVIVVGPSLRMHQCGLPKPMALELFKPFVIKRLVDLNYAQNMKSAKRLVDRGDAEVWGVLEEVISEHPVLLNRAPTLHRLGIQAFEPILVEGKAIHLPPLACAAFNADFDGDQMAVHLPLSAEAQAEARALMMASDNILKPADGHTVTMPSQDMILGLYYLTTGKEGAKGQGRIFSTLAEARMALDLGDIEMQSKVLIRVASDFVPPKHWEPSELKVVDPEPGSPDVVKEERLSDGSYLFATSYGRILFNETLPTDYPFINEQVAKGKLAGIVDDIATRYSTAQVAVTLDALKDLGFTRAPWSGVTMAFSDIVAPPERDEIVQGYEKQADKVNAQFDMGLLTDEERRQELINLWTECTDKVADAMQEHFTSDNNVNIMVQSGARGNWMQIRQIAGMRGLVANPKGEIIPRPVKSNYRDGLSVLEYFISQHGARKGLADTALRTAESGYLTRRLVDVSQDVIVREDDCGTKRGLPMKVAERDEAGNLVLVKNADGGPYSRLLSSDVIDPQDGKTVLYKSGDALSMDVLHDLVAHGVEEVKARSVLTCESKRGVCAKCYGWSLATNKLVDVGEAVGIVAAQSIGEPGTQLTLRSFHSGGVASASDITQGLPRVTELFEARTPKGEAPIAEFPGTIKIEDTDRGRQVTLSPDDSSVEPIAYTVTRRAPLLIKDGDHVEAGTQLIEGSMDPKKILRILGPRAAQVNIVEEVHNVYRSQGVDIHDKHIEVIVHQMLRRVTVIDSGDTELLPGELADQARFKAANIKAVKNGGRPAAGRPELMGITKASLATDSWLSAASFQETTRVLTEASLSQKVDDLKGLKENVIIGKLIPAGTGLARYHNAVVEPDKAIRDTIYPNFGLGGDGTDVDLSDADLSDVDFSNIDFGDLKLGDDFNPDDFLNDQGGQSGLGGSDDTAPSDTTL from the coding sequence GTGCTGGACGTCAACGCATTTGACAAACTGAGAATCGGCCTGGCTACGGCAGAGGACATCCGCAGCTGGAGCTTCGGTGAGGTTAAGAAGCCTGAAACCATCAACTACCGTACTTTGAAGCCAGAGAAGGACGGCCTGTTCGGCGAGCAGATCTTCGGACCTACCCGCGATTGGGAGTGCGCCTGCGGTAAATACAAGCGCGTGCGCTTCAAGGGCATCGTCTGCGAACGCTGCGGTGTGGAGGTCACTCGTTCACGCGTGCGACGTGAGCGCATGGGACATATCGAGCTCGCAGCTCCCGTGACCCACATCTGGTTCTTCAAAGGTGTGCCTTCACGCCTGGGATACCTTCTGGACATCGCTCCGAAGGATCTCGAGAAGGTCATCTACTTCGCCGCCTACATGGTGACGAAGGTCGACGAGGATCAGCGTCACCAGGATCTGCCTGATCTGCAGGACGAGTTCGATACCGAGATCAACCACCTCGAAAAGGCCCGCGACAACGAAATCGAGAAGCGCGCCAAGAAGATCGAAGAGGACCTCGCCGAGCTCGAGGCTTCGGGAGAAGCCAAGGGAGCCGTCAAGTCCAAGCTGCGCAACGGCGCGGAACGCGACATGGCAGCCATCCGTCAGCGCTACGACGACCAGATTCAGCGTCTGAGCGCCGTCTTCGACCGTTTCAAGAGCCTCAAGCCCGGAGACATGGAAGGTGATGTGGACCTGTGGCGTGAGATGGAGGATCGCTACGGCGATTACTTTGAAGGCTGCATGGGCGCCGAGGCCATCAAGAAGCGTCTGCAGGATTTCGATCTGGAAGCTTCCTCGAAGCAGCTGCGCGAGGAGATCGAGACCGGAACAGGTCAGCGCAAGGCTCGCGCCTTGAAGCGTCTGAAGGTCGTCAACGCCTTCCTCTCCACGGGCAACAGCCCTGTGGCGATGGTGCTGGACGTCGTTCCCGTCATCCCTCCGGATCTGCGTCCTATGGTGCAGCTCGACGGCGGTCGTTTTGCGACTTCGGATCTCAACGATCTCTATCGTCGCGTCATCAACCGCAACAACCGTCTGAAGCGCCTCATCGAGCTCGGTGCTCCTGAGATTATGCTCAACAACGAGAAGCGCATGCTGCAGGAAGCTGTGGATTCGCTCTTCGACAACGGTCGTCGTGGTCGCCCGGTGACCGGAGCCTCCAACCGTCCTCTGAAGTCGCTTTCCGACATGCTCAAGGGCAAGCAGGGACGTTTCCGTCAGAACCTGCTCGGCAAGCGTGTGGATTACTCGGGCCGTTCAGTGATCGTGGTCGGACCGAGCCTGCGTATGCACCAGTGCGGTCTGCCGAAGCCGATGGCTTTGGAGCTGTTCAAGCCCTTCGTCATCAAGCGTCTGGTCGATCTGAACTATGCGCAGAACATGAAGAGCGCGAAGCGTCTGGTCGATCGCGGCGACGCCGAGGTCTGGGGTGTGCTTGAAGAGGTCATCTCCGAGCATCCAGTGCTCCTGAACCGTGCACCTACCCTGCATCGTCTGGGCATTCAGGCTTTCGAGCCGATTCTGGTCGAGGGCAAGGCCATCCATCTTCCACCGCTGGCCTGCGCTGCATTCAACGCCGACTTCGACGGCGACCAGATGGCCGTCCATCTTCCGCTGAGTGCCGAGGCACAGGCCGAGGCGCGTGCCCTGATGATGGCTTCCGACAACATTCTGAAGCCAGCCGACGGACACACCGTAACCATGCCTTCGCAGGATATGATTCTGGGTCTGTACTACTTGACCACAGGCAAGGAAGGCGCCAAGGGGCAGGGACGTATCTTCAGCACTCTGGCCGAAGCTCGTATGGCCCTCGACCTGGGCGACATTGAAATGCAGTCCAAGGTGCTCATCCGCGTGGCCTCCGATTTCGTGCCGCCGAAGCACTGGGAGCCGAGCGAGCTCAAGGTCGTCGACCCTGAACCCGGCAGTCCCGATGTGGTGAAGGAGGAGCGTCTGAGCGACGGTTCCTATCTCTTCGCCACCAGCTACGGCCGCATTCTCTTCAACGAGACTCTGCCCACCGACTATCCCTTCATCAACGAGCAGGTCGCCAAGGGCAAGCTTGCCGGCATCGTCGATGACATCGCCACCCGCTATTCCACGGCTCAGGTTGCCGTGACCCTGGATGCCTTGAAGGATCTCGGATTCACCCGAGCCCCGTGGTCCGGCGTCACGATGGCCTTCTCCGATATCGTCGCTCCTCCCGAGCGTGACGAAATCGTGCAGGGCTACGAGAAGCAGGCCGACAAGGTGAACGCGCAGTTCGACATGGGTCTGCTGACCGATGAAGAGCGCCGCCAGGAGCTCATCAATCTGTGGACCGAATGCACCGACAAGGTTGCGGACGCGATGCAGGAGCATTTCACCTCGGACAACAACGTGAACATCATGGTGCAGTCCGGAGCCCGTGGAAACTGGATGCAGATTCGCCAGATCGCCGGTATGCGTGGACTTGTGGCAAACCCGAAGGGCGAGATTATTCCTCGTCCTGTGAAGTCCAACTATCGCGACGGCCTTTCGGTGCTGGAGTACTTCATCTCCCAGCACGGTGCCCGCAAGGGTCTGGCAGATACCGCATTGCGTACCGCAGAGTCGGGATACCTGACTCGTCGTCTGGTCGATGTGTCGCAGGATGTCATCGTGCGCGAAGACGATTGCGGAACCAAGCGTGGTCTGCCCATGAAGGTCGCAGAGCGCGATGAGGCAGGCAATCTGGTGCTCGTCAAGAACGCCGACGGTGGCCCGTACTCACGTCTGCTGTCATCGGATGTCATCGATCCTCAGGACGGCAAGACCGTACTGTACAAGAGCGGTGACGCCCTGTCGATGGATGTGCTTCACGATCTCGTCGCCCACGGCGTCGAAGAAGTCAAGGCCCGTTCGGTGCTGACCTGCGAGTCGAAGCGCGGCGTGTGCGCCAAGTGCTACGGCTGGTCGTTGGCCACCAACAAGCTGGTGGACGTCGGCGAGGCCGTCGGTATCGTCGCCGCACAGTCCATCGGTGAGCCCGGTACTCAGTTGACTCTGCGTTCCTTCCACTCCGGTGGTGTGGCTTCGGCTTCCGATATCACCCAGGGTCTGCCTCGTGTCACCGAGCTTTTCGAGGCACGTACGCCTAAGGGCGAGGCGCCTATCGCCGAGTTCCCCGGAACCATCAAGATCGAGGACACCGACCGTGGCCGTCAGGTCACGCTGAGCCCCGACGACTCATCCGTGGAGCCTATCGCCTACACGGTCACTCGTCGCGCTCCGCTGCTGATCAAGGACGGCGACCATGTGGAAGCCGGCACCCAGCTGATCGAAGGTTCAATGGACCCGAAGAAGATTCTGAGAATCCTCGGACCTCGTGCAGCACAGGTGAACATCGTGGAGGAAGTCCACAATGTGTACCGTTCGCAGGGTGTGGATATCCACGACAAGCACATCGAGGTCATCGTCCATCAGATGCTCCGTCGCGTGACGGTGATCGATTCCGGTGACACCGAGTTGCTTCCCGGCGAGCTTGCCGATCAGGCTCGTTTCAAGGCCGCGAACATCAAGGCCGTGAAGAACGGCGGACGTCCTGCCGCTGGTCGTCCGGAGCTGATGGGCATCACCAAGGCTTCCTTGGCAACGGATTCATGGCTGTCCGCAGCATCCTTCCAGGAGACCACCCGCGTGCTCACAGAGGCTTCCTTGAGCCAGAAGGTCGATGACCTGAAGGGTCTGAAGGAGAACGTCATCATCGGTAAGCTCATCCCGGCCGGAACCGGACTTGCCCGTTACCACAACGCCGTTGTGGAGCCGGACAAGGCCATCCGCGACACCATCTACCCGAACTTCGGTCTGGGTGGGGATGGCACTGATGTCGATCTCAGCGATGCTGATCTCAGCGATGTCGATTTCTCGAATATCGATTTCGGTGATCTCAAGCTCGGTGATGATTTCAACCCTGATGATTTCCTCAACGATCAGGGTGGTCAGAGCGGACTGGGCGGCAGCGACGACACTGCGCCGAGTGATACCACTCTCTAA
- the rpoB gene encoding DNA-directed RNA polymerase subunit beta, whose amino-acid sequence MAANKAARNTTQTYARADEEDIRLHKAPNRVNFGSIKEPIDVPYLLGVQTDSFDWLIGNERWKQRVEEDKQAGTNTVAHTSGLDEVFQEISPIENFAQTMSLAFSDPYFEEPRHTVLECKEKDYTYSAPLYVNAEFENGDTGEIKSQTVFMGDFPLQTPHGTFIIGGTERVIVSQLVRSPGVYFDRNRDRTTDKEVFGAKIIPSRGAWLEFEIDKRDVLGVRVDRKRKQSAIVFLEAIGMTKSEIKESFQGYPLVLDALEKESIDNQDAALTDLYRKIRPSDTATPEAGRNLLDSFYFNTKRYDLARVGRYKINRKLGLEADFDDRSLNRDDIIATIKYLVTLHAGDKTFPGSRNGEAVDLRVDVDDIDHFGNRRIRQVGELIQNQLRTGLSRMERVVRERMTTQDAEAITPQSLINIRPVNATIKEFFGTSQLSQFMDQNNPLAGVTNKRRLSALGPGGLSRDRASMEVRDVHPSHFGRMCPIESPEGPNIGLIGSLATFGRINPFGFIETPYRKVDNGQLTDEITYMTADQEADHVIAQANQIIDDKGHLVESTALVRDSEGEAEDVPVDQVDYMDVSPRQMVSLGASLIPFLEHDEGHRALMGTNMQRQAVPLIKSERPLVGTGSEWRAAVDSGDVILADKPGVVTYVSGDIIRVLNDDGTQSSYKLSKFQRSNQTTCYNQVPTIKDGERVEAGSVLADGPATQNGEMALGKNLLVAFMPWNGYNYEDAVIISQRLVQDDTLSSIHIEEYEIDARETKLGSEEITRDLPNVGEDAVANLDERGVIRIGAEVEAGDILVGKVTPKGETELTPEERLLRAIFGEKSREVRDTSLRVPHGETGTVIAVKEISREDAEEDGDELPNGVNQMIRVYIAQHRKITQGDKLSGRHGNKGVISRILPEEDMPFLPDGTPIDIMLNPLGVPSRMNLGQVLELHLGWIAHAGWDINIDPDLEAEWKKHIPAGAEKADPDTPVASPVFDGVRQDALHGLLKTTLPNRDGEHLVGDHGKAVLYDGRTGEPFTKPISVGYMYMLKLHHLVDDKIHARSTGPYSMITQQPLGGKAQFGGQRFGEMEVWALEAYGAAYTLHEMMTTKSDDVDGRVRVYGAIVKGDNLPPAGIPESFKVLLKEMQSLSLNVEVLNAEGVAIDMKDEDDDPASASNDLGFNIGARPDAGAAMSSNDSEPEYR is encoded by the coding sequence TTGGCTGCCAACAAAGCTGCAAGAAATACCACACAAACATACGCACGCGCTGATGAAGAAGACATCAGGCTTCACAAGGCACCTAACCGCGTGAACTTCGGTTCCATCAAAGAACCCATCGACGTCCCATATCTGTTGGGCGTCCAGACCGACAGCTTCGACTGGCTGATCGGCAACGAGCGCTGGAAGCAGCGCGTCGAAGAAGACAAGCAGGCCGGCACGAACACCGTAGCCCACACCTCAGGCCTCGACGAGGTATTCCAGGAGATCTCACCGATCGAGAACTTCGCCCAGACCATGAGTCTGGCCTTCTCCGACCCGTACTTCGAAGAGCCGCGCCACACCGTGCTTGAGTGCAAGGAGAAGGACTACACATACTCGGCACCGCTGTACGTGAACGCCGAATTCGAGAACGGCGACACCGGCGAGATCAAGTCTCAGACCGTCTTCATGGGCGACTTCCCGCTGCAGACGCCTCACGGCACCTTCATCATCGGAGGCACCGAGCGCGTCATCGTCTCGCAGCTGGTGCGTTCCCCGGGTGTGTACTTCGACCGCAACCGCGACCGCACGACCGACAAGGAAGTATTCGGCGCGAAGATCATTCCAAGCCGCGGCGCATGGCTCGAGTTCGAAATCGACAAGCGTGACGTCCTCGGCGTGCGCGTCGACCGCAAGCGCAAGCAGTCGGCCATCGTCTTCCTCGAGGCCATCGGTATGACCAAGTCGGAGATCAAGGAGTCCTTCCAGGGATATCCGCTGGTGCTTGACGCTCTGGAGAAGGAATCCATCGACAACCAGGATGCCGCACTGACCGATCTGTACCGCAAGATCCGCCCTTCGGACACGGCGACCCCGGAAGCCGGGCGAAACCTGCTCGACTCCTTCTACTTCAACACGAAGCGCTACGACCTCGCACGCGTGGGCCGCTACAAGATCAACCGCAAGCTTGGTCTCGAAGCGGACTTCGACGACCGCAGCCTGAATCGTGACGACATCATCGCCACCATCAAGTATCTGGTGACCCTGCATGCAGGCGATAAGACCTTCCCGGGTTCGCGCAATGGCGAGGCCGTGGACCTGCGCGTCGATGTGGACGATATCGACCACTTCGGCAACCGTCGTATCCGTCAGGTGGGCGAGCTGATTCAGAATCAGCTGCGTACCGGTCTTTCCCGCATGGAGCGTGTGGTTCGCGAGCGTATGACGACGCAGGACGCCGAGGCCATCACGCCTCAGTCCCTGATCAACATCCGTCCTGTCAACGCGACGATCAAGGAGTTCTTCGGAACCTCCCAGCTTTCGCAGTTCATGGACCAGAACAACCCGCTCGCCGGTGTGACCAACAAGCGTCGTCTGTCCGCACTGGGCCCCGGCGGTCTTTCCCGTGACCGTGCGTCGATGGAAGTGCGAGACGTGCACCCCTCCCACTTCGGACGTATGTGCCCGATCGAGTCCCCTGAAGGTCCGAACATCGGTCTTATCGGATCGTTGGCGACTTTCGGTCGCATCAACCCCTTCGGCTTCATCGAAACGCCGTACCGCAAGGTCGACAACGGTCAGCTGACCGACGAGATCACCTATATGACCGCTGATCAGGAAGCCGATCACGTGATCGCCCAGGCCAACCAGATCATCGACGACAAGGGTCATCTGGTCGAGTCCACGGCTCTTGTGCGAGACAGCGAGGGCGAGGCGGAGGATGTGCCGGTCGACCAGGTCGACTACATGGACGTCTCTCCACGTCAGATGGTGTCGCTTGGCGCTTCGCTCATTCCCTTCCTTGAGCACGACGAGGGCCACCGAGCGCTGATGGGTACCAACATGCAGCGTCAGGCCGTCCCGCTGATCAAGTCCGAGCGTCCGCTTGTGGGCACCGGTTCGGAATGGCGTGCGGCCGTCGATTCAGGCGATGTGATTCTTGCCGACAAGCCAGGTGTGGTCACCTACGTGTCCGGCGACATCATTCGCGTGCTCAACGACGATGGCACCCAGTCCAGCTACAAGCTCTCCAAGTTCCAGCGTTCGAATCAGACCACCTGCTACAACCAGGTGCCCACCATCAAGGACGGCGAACGTGTCGAGGCCGGTTCCGTGCTGGCCGACGGCCCCGCCACCCAGAACGGCGAGATGGCGCTCGGCAAGAACCTTCTGGTTGCCTTCATGCCTTGGAACGGCTACAACTACGAGGACGCGGTGATCATCTCCCAGCGTCTGGTCCAGGACGACACCCTGAGCTCCATCCACATCGAGGAATACGAAATCGATGCCCGCGAGACCAAGCTCGGTTCCGAGGAGATCACCCGCGACCTGCCGAATGTCGGTGAGGACGCGGTGGCCAACCTTGACGAGCGCGGCGTTATCCGCATCGGTGCCGAGGTCGAGGCCGGAGACATCCTCGTCGGCAAGGTCACGCCTAAGGGCGAGACCGAGCTGACCCCCGAGGAGCGTCTGCTTCGTGCCATCTTCGGCGAGAAGAGCCGCGAGGTCCGCGACACCTCCCTGCGGGTTCCTCACGGCGAGACCGGTACGGTCATCGCTGTCAAGGAGATTTCACGCGAGGATGCCGAGGAGGACGGCGACGAGCTGCCCAACGGCGTGAACCAGATGATTCGCGTCTACATCGCCCAGCATCGCAAGATCACGCAGGGCGACAAGCTCTCGGGTCGTCACGGCAACAAGGGTGTTATCTCGCGCATCCTGCCCGAAGAGGACATGCCGTTCCTTCCGGACGGCACCCCGATCGACATCATGCTCAACCCCTTGGGCGTGCCTAGCCGAATGAACCTCGGACAGGTGCTCGAGCTGCATCTCGGGTGGATCGCCCACGCAGGCTGGGACATCAACATCGATCCCGATCTCGAAGCCGAATGGAAGAAGCACATTCCTGCTGGCGCGGAGAAGGCCGACCCCGATACCCCGGTCGCTTCGCCGGTATTCGACGGTGTCCGTCAGGATGCTCTGCATGGTCTGCTCAAGACCACGCTGCCGAACCGTGACGGCGAGCATCTCGTGGGAGACCACGGCAAGGCCGTGCTGTATGACGGTCGCACCGGTGAACCGTTCACCAAGCCGATTTCCGTGGGCTACATGTACATGCTCAAGCTCCACCACCTCGTGGACGACAAGATCCACGCACGCTCCACCGGTCCGTACTCGATGATCACCCAGCAGCCCCTCGGTGGCAAGGCGCAGTTCGGCGGACAGCGCTTCGGCGAGATGGAGGTCTGGGCCCTCGAGGCTTACGGTGCCGCCTACACGCTGCACGAGATGATGACCACGAAGTCCGATGACGTCGACGGTCGTGTGCGCGTCTACGGAGCCATCGTGAAGGGCGACAACCTGCCTCCTGCAGGCATCCCCGAATCCTTCAAGGTGCTGCTCAAGGAAATGCAGTCGCTGTCCCTGAACGTCGAGGTGCTGAACGCCGAAGGCGTGGCCATCGATATGAAGGACGAGGATGACGATCCGGCCTCCGCGTCGAATGATCTCGGTTTCAACATCGGTGCAAGGCCTGATGCGGGAGCCGCAATGTCGTCGAACGATTCCGAACCGGAATACCGCTGA